The region CAAGTAGGCTGCGTGCTTGGTTCGTCAGCAGGCTATTGATCTCCTGCTGTTCCAACTTCCAGAGTTTCGCCTCGTCGGTGCTCATGCCCACGACTTGAAGCTGCTCTTGGAGTTGTTCAATCCACTTCTCGGCTTCGGCCTCGCCCTTATTCATGGCGTCTGCTTGAGCAATCAAAGCATCACGGTTCTTCTTGAGCGATTCAGTGAAGACGTTCGTTTGATGGTTGTACTTCTCCCAGAAGTCGATACCTGCATTTGACTTCGTGGCGATGCCGGTCAAACGATCAACTTCCGCTCTGGCTGTCTCAACATCGGAGCGGAAGTTTTCGATCTCTGTTGTGTCAATGATTTTGCCAAGACCTAGCGCTTTGCTGGCTCGGTTTGCAGCCTTGGTGATTGTCGAAACGGATTCGATCACTGCTTGTTCAGTCGCATAGAAGCCAGTGCGGGCCAACATCATGGAGTCGTAGAACGCATCGAATACGCCGATGACAACTGCACCGGCGATGACTGTCACATCTGCGATGTCGTTAATCATGTCGAGCATGTCTTTGCCGGTCGTCTCGCCTTCGGTGAAGAGTTCCACCACTGAGACGAGCGCCGGTGCGAGGTCAGCAGCGAGTTTGGCGCCGAGTCCCTGCACGACGAACGCAATGTCGTCCAAAGCATCCTGAGCGGCATTGAGTTTGTCAGCATCGACCTGACTCATCACGATGCCGAGTCGTTTCGCTCTGGCTTCGAGTTCCTCGATGCCCTTCGCTCCCCGCCCAGCGAACTGAATCGCCTTTGTTCCTGCCTTGCCGAGGATGTCCATTGCGAGACTGGCACGCATGCCTTCATGCTCAACGCCTGCGAGTCCATCAGCGATCTTTTTGAAAGCGTCGGTAATGTCCAACTTAGTGAGTTCAGACGCTGAAAGGCCGATGCGTTCGAGGGCCTTAGCGGTCGGCCCACCGTTCATTGCTGCTTCTGCGAGCAGAATGTTGAGCTTCGAGAGAATGCCTTCGAGGTCGCCAGCTGATACGCCGCTCATGTGTGCGGCGTATTCGAGGGCGTGCAAATGATCGACAGTCGTGCCGATGTTTTGTGCGAGGTCATCAAGACGCCCAGCGTTATCTGCTGCTTGTTTGGCGAGGACGGCGAACGCTGCGCCAGCAGCGAGAGCCGCTGCACCTACTGCAAGGCCGACACTCTGCCACGACGGAATCCACGACTTAACAAAATCCGTGGCTTTCTCCTTAGCCTTTGCGAGTCCTGCCGTGAGGCCGGAGGTGGAAGCTTGAAGAAGTACGTTGAGAGCGCCGATGACTGCCATGTTGGTATTTAGCCAACGAGCCGACCTTCTTCATCGACATTGCATCGCTCAATTCCAGACAGGTCTAGTCCCCCAGCATGATGGCGCCTATGGCAGTTTCCGCACAGCACAACGCATTTATTGATTTCAGCAACTACCGCCGTCACGGGCTTTCCCGACATCTGCGAGACGCAATGTGACTTCGGTTCAATGTGGTGATAATCAAGTTGTTCAGCAGAGAACGCCTTGCACCAGCCGCAATCGGGATTCATGCAGCCGTACATCAACTTCACTTGCGAAATTAACGCATAGAACCGCAATCGCCTTTGTTGCCAAGAGCCGTGTCGGCCTTTCTTGTGATTGGGGTGGCTGGGTTCGTAGCCGCACTGTCGCCTACGAGTCTTGCGATAATCGTTGTACTTGGCCCTGTTGGCGACTTTGTACGCCCGAAACTGTTCCTTGTTGTTTGCGTAGTACGCTCGCATCCGCTCTTTGTCTTTTTCACTAACACTCATACTCTAGGGTAGTGTCATGGAGGTAATTTTTCCGTCTCGTCTTTCAGCCTGATTCCCTTGCGGGCAAACATTCTGTTGGTTTTCTCAATCTCGGCTGCAATATCCTGGTCCTCGCTCTCGTCGATGGGCTGTTCAGGCTTCCGAGGAATCGGCATCAGCGATTCGAGTTCAATGGAGTTGTCGGAACTGACGTAATGGGGAAGTGCGATAGTCGCCGTCTGTCGCCATTCGTCACCGAATGGCTCCAACCGGTAGAACGCAAATTGCTCTATGAAATCCTCGTAGGTGATTTCAGAAAGGAGCTGCCGCTTGGTCTTGCCCAGTTTGAGCGCCCAGCGAAGTAGGAAACGAAGATGCTCGTTGTCCTCGATTAGTTTTTTTTAGCGTCGGCGTCTGCTTCGACGGTTGCGTTGTCGAACGAGTGGTAGAAAGCGACATCAACCAAGCCGTTGTAGATGGCGGTTGGGAATGCGGCCACGGTGTCACGTTCGGCCAGAGAGAAGTGCGGCTCACCTGCTTCATCGCAGAGTGAGAGCGTCAGAACGTCGAGCTGCATTTCAGCATTGCGACGGTCCTCCTGATGGGCCTTGGCTTTGGCATCAACCGAGAGACTGCGACGTTCGGCCAGTGTGAGCTTCTTGCGTCTCTCTGGCTTGTCTTCAATGAACGGCCTAATGTACTTGTCGGTCAGATCGATCTTTGCGAGTTGGCCGATTCGCCGCAGGTGGAACGTATCGCTCCCAATGGTCACGGCTTTAATTGGCTCGCACAATGCGAGCAGAGTTTCTTTGTCCAATTGATTCCTTACGAGGTGACGGCGGAGCTGCCCCACGCTGGCAGTGTTACGAGGGTGATCGTGCTTGTGCCTTGGGCGTAGTTCGTCGGATTCGATTCGCCGATGTTGGTGGTGCTCATCCAACCACGGAAGTTGAGGAACTTGTTGGTCTCACCAGTGGGGTACTCGATGCTCATGGCTTTCTCAACGCCGATGTCGTTGAGCATATCGACGTGAACCGATTCGCTTAGATCGACGTTGTAGGTGATGGTGACTTCGCCAGGATCAGGAAGAGTCGGCGCTTGAACCACGTTGTCGCTGTCGAGGTCTGTGGCATCCCACTTTCCAACCGTGACATTGACGCCAGAGATGGAAACTCGATGGGCCACAATGTCTGCCCCGATACGAAACTTTGTCTTGCTGCCCTTGATGATTGCCATGAGTCCTCGTCTGAAAATGGTGACGAGGTATTTAGGGAAGGCAGTTTCAATTTCGGTGCATGAACTCGTATTCCTGCGTCAGACGGTAATATGCCGTCTGCTTTCCTGCGCCTTGCAGTTCGCACGCCTCGGACTCGCCAAGCATCGTGACAGTGAGTGTGTTCGTTTCGCCTATGGCGCCGGTAAGTCCATCGAGCACGTTTCGCAAGTGCTCACTCAAGAGATAGACCTCGGCGTGGTTGTCGCTGATGATCTCGAACTCGAACACCGGCTGCACAATGTCGATGCCGCCTTCGAGGTCCAAATCTTCGGTCGTACTCTTCCTGCGATACACAATCGCAGGAAGTTCCGAACGCTGCGGCCTGCGAAGCGGGAACAACCGGTTGTCGATGGCCGACAGACTTGGTTGAGAAAGCAAGTACGTGACTATACCTTTCTCGACTTGCTTGCTGCCGAGGTCATATGGCAGCAGCAACATCGGACTCGTTTCACGATGCAGCACATTGAAGATGAGCGTCTGTACGTAGATGGTCACATCAGAGCCAGGGTCGGGCTGCTCTGATGCTTCGCTTTGATTCTCTAACCAGACATTGAAAGCGTCCCGACTGTGCAGCATGTCGCTGTAGCCTTGCAGTTCGGCTTTGAGAGCATTCGCCACGGCGATTGCCTCTGAGTGGCTGTTGCTCATCACGTCGAACTGAATCGTGGCGAGAGCAACGCCTGCCGCTCCATCAAGATCGTGTTCGTGCTGGTAGTCGGTCATTTCGTAGAGGATGAGCGGAGACTTGGCCTTGAAGTGTCCTTGCTGAACTGCGTAACTCGGATAAATGCGACTTCCGACCAGGTCCGAGAGTTCTACACTGTGGAGCAAGTGCCAGACGGTCGCTGTAACGATGTGTTCCCACGCTGCCGCTTCAAGAGTCACGACGCCCGACATCGCCGCCGAACCTTTGGCGACTGTGTGAGCGTTCGCCGACAGTTGGGCTGTTGCTGAAAGGGTCGCTGCTCCATTGCCTGTTAGATGTCCTGTGGAAGCGAGCGAACCGGTAACGGTGAGCGATGCTGCTGCCTCTTGAGTTCGTTTCGCTGATCCTGAAAGAGAGCCGTGAGCGGTCATCGAAGCCGCTGCGGAGTAGGCCCGATTGATCCTTCCCGCCGCTGAAAGACTTCCTGAGCCAGAGACCGCCGCCGCTGCCGTTCGAGAGCGTTTTCCTTCGGCTTCCAGGCTTCCAGAGAAGGCCACAGCGGCGCTCGAAGGCTTCTGAGCGACTGCTCGGCCCTGTAGACTTCCAGCCCCCTGTAGCGTGGCTCCTGCGGCTCGGCGGCGTGAAGCACTTCCGCTGACCGTGGCCGCTGCCGTGAGCGATGATTTTCCTTTCGCCAGTCGATGGGCCGAACCGCTCAACGCACTTGAAACCGTCATTGCGGCGGCAGAATATTTCCTCTTGCCGCCGGTCGCTTGAATTGTTCCAGAGCCTGCGAGGGCCGAAGAGCCTTGGGCTTCCAAGTGAGCAGCCGAGGCAATTGTCGCCGAGGCTGTGAGCGCTGCTTGTCCTTTTGCAACTCGATGCCCTGAAACCGTCGTCGATCCTGAAACCAGCATTGAAGCGGCTGCATGTTGAATACGGTGGGCCGTCTGGGTCATTGTCCCAGTTGCGGACATTGCAGCGGCGGCAGGCTTCGTGGCCGTCGCTTCTGCCGTCAATGATCCTGAGCCGATCAAGTTCGCCTGACCATGGACAATCGCCGTGCAACTCGCCGAGAAAGCCGCAGCGCCGATCATGGTGGCGGCGGAGACCTTTCCCTTGGTCGCTTCTGCACTGCATGAAGCGTTGACCACGATTGCAGCAGCGGCATACTTCACGTTGAGTCCGCTCGCCATCAATGAAGCCGCAGCGGTGAGCGATGCCGCTCCCCTCGCTGATCGACTTGCGGCGGCTGTCAACGTACCGCTCGCAGTCAGGGACGCAGCGCCAAACTTCCCTTGTGATCCGTTGGCACTCATAGTCGCAGCACCGGTCAAAGCTGCCGAACCTTTACCGGACAAGTGAGCGGCACTTGATACGGTCGCAGTACAAGTCAGGGAACTTGCACCCTTGGCTACCGAATGACCGTTCGCAGATACCGTAGCGGCTGCTGTGATCGATGCAGCGCCGTAACGGACTTTAGAGGCGTTCGACGTGAGAACGGCGGAAGCCGTGATCGATGCAGAACCTTTAGCAGAAAGGTGTGCCGCACTTGAGACCGTGCCTGATGTTGAAAGGGCTGACGCTGCCTTGGCTGATAGATGAGCATTTGAGGCGAGCGAACCGGATACGGTGAGCGATGCCGCTCCGTCGTAAGTGGTCCCGCCTCCGCCTTCATCCTCTGGGGTGAATCCGAGAATGATGTTGCTTAGTTTGGCGTCGTCGCTGCCGAGGATTGAAGTAAAGGCCATGTCGTATTTAGGACGGCCAGCGCATGAAAAAGCCTCTGACTCGTTTCACGAGCCAGAGGCTGATGTTTGCTTCGATTGATTGAGTCACTAGGCCACGGTCACGGAAATGTCTCCGATTGCGAAAACGAGGCTGTCGCCGTCGTTGATCGTCTTAGAGCCACCGGTGAGCGTTCCTGAATAGAGCAACACGTTACCGTTAGTAGCGGCATCCACTAATGCGATTCCAACCACCGTCCCGTAGTTGCCACCGCTCGCTGTGAACGTGATGCTCGCTGCATTCGTGGCCACGCCAGTTGTGCTTGAACCTCTTGTCCAAGTCGCATCAGCAGGAGCGCCAAGACTGTAGCGGGCGTAACCGCCGCCGCTTGGCTCAACGAGTGTGCTACCTGTGCTTGAGTCCGTGGCCAGCGTCGTAACGAGGGCCAAGTAGATTCCTGAGGGCTTTGAGAAAGTGCTAGACCTCAGGATGTGGTCGATAACTTTTACTTCGCAATAGTCACTGAAATTGCTCACTGATACCTGCCTGAAAAAGGGTTTCAGGGGTATTTAGTGCGAGCGAACAACTTTCTAAGCCGCAGTCGCTCCCGATTCTCGGGCCGCTTCTTTGGCTGCTGCGTTAATGCCTTCCTTGATCGTTCTCACCATTGCGGCGGCAGCGGCTTCCTTCGAGTCGTTGAAACCTTTCTTGATGAACTCTCGGGCCTCGATCTTCGTTTGGCCTTCCTTGTTCTTCGTTCCCCATTCGAGGAACCCGCCGTAAAAAGTCGCACCCTGAAATGAGCCTTCGCCCATTTGCACGGAGATGCCTACTCGATCTTTTTTTCTGGCGAGCGTCCGAACTTTCAAGGCTTTGCGAAGCGCTCCCGTTTCCCCCTTGGGAATCAGGGCCTTGATGGCTTTCTGCGATACCTTCGCACCTTCACGAAACGCCTTCTTGAGAACCTTGTTGAAAATCTTTTTTTCAAATTCGCCAAGCGCTTTGATGAGTTGCGGGAGTCCTTCGACCTTGATCGTTTGCGGCTTGGTCATTAGGTCTCCCCGATGACTTGCACTGCCGTGATCGTCGTGCGGTCGATGTCAGGCACGACCGAGACGATGTTGAGAATCTTTGTTCCCAACTTGATGCGATAAGTGGGTAACACATCGAAGCCGCTACGGAGGGTGATCTGATGCGTAACCTCGGCCTGCAACGACTGAGCGGCGACACGCTCCCCGGCGCTCAATGCTTTGACTTCGGCCCAACGGGTTGAAACGGTTTCCCATGTTTCAATCGGGGCGTTCGTCTCGTCGTAGGTCACAACGTCTGCTGGCTTTTGGAACTCAACACGCCAACGCATCGAACCTGTTTCAAGTCCTAAGCCGTAGCTCATGCGTACTGCCCCCAGCATTCGCCCATCAGGAGCGAATCAACGGCCGGAGGCATCGGCCTTGTTCCATCACGATCCCGATAGCGCCAATCGCAATAGATGCCCATTCCGTCCTTGGTCCTGGCGGGGACTGATGACGATGTAGCGCCGTAACCAGCGATGAACGTAACGACGATGGGCGGGTCATTTTGACCCCGCACACTTGGCCACATCTGCCCGTATTTGAGCCTGATGACTCCAGGGGTGCAGTCGGTATCGACTGAATAGACGCTCGTGGAAAGCGTCTGCGTGACGCCATCAGGATCGATGTACGTGATGCTCGTGACGCTTTGCAACGGCGGGCGTGGCAGTTCGATCTCGTAATGGAAGCAATGAAGCTTCAACTTCCAAGTGGCGGTAATGAGTTGCCGAGCCTGGAATGTCTCCGCATACTCTCTAGCCGATTGGATGATGCCAGCGATGATCGTGTCCTCAGCCGTGAAGTCGGATTCAATCCGGCAATAGAGCTTGGCCTCGTCAGTCGTCAGCGGTTCGGCTGCCGGTGGTGTCACTAGCGAACTGCTCATTCTTCCGCCTTTGGCTTGCGGCAGTTCGTTCGCTTTGGCTTGGGCTGAGGTTCGACAGCCTTTGCGGCCTTCGCTTCGATGAGTGCCAGCGCCATTGCTTCTGGAAGGTCGGCTTCTTGGCCCTCGTCGAAACTGCCGACAGCGCCGTGGATTGACTTGATAAGGATTACTCGCATGGAGTATTTAGGTGGGCAGAAACGAAAACGCCCTCGGAACTCCGAGGGCGTTTGTTAGCAATCCGTGCGTCGATTCAGCAAGGGACTAGCCACCAAGCGAATCAGCCATCTCCTTGTACGCAGCAAGTGCGGCCTTGGCGTTCTCCGACGAGCCGCAGGCATCAATGAAGCCGCCGACGCTCTCAATGGCAGCAAGGGCCTTCTTGATGTCGCCGTGCTGTTTGGCGAACGCACCAGCGAGTCGCAGTTGATCCTTGAACTTCTCAACACTGCTTCCCTTACCGCCGCCGTTTCCTGCCCGAGCGTGGGAGAGAATCGACGAGACGTGCGGGGCGTTAATCTCCACGCCCTGCTTAGCCAGCGCCTCGGCGATAGCCTTCGGCGTGGCTTCTGGGTTGGCGTTCTTGTAATCCTGCACGATTTGCGCCTTGCTCTTTTCAGCAGGAGCAGGAGCGGTGACGGAGGGAGCGGCGGACTTGGTGGACTTAGCGGCCATGATTCAGAACCTTTCAGAAAACCGGTTTGCCAGAGCGAAGTTGCTCGTGACTGCGGGTATCTTGTCGGATCGAAAAATCCTGACTGCACCTCCTTCGGGGTGCATGAAAGATTTTCTCGGAAATAGTCTTTGAGAGTCAGCAATCAGTGTCTTGATGGTGAGTTGGTACTCGCTCACGCTGCATCTGCCGGTAAAGGTGAAGACACATCAAGCAGGCCATTTCCCACGGGTGAGTCTTGACCATCACCCTTACGGTTTCGAGCCAACGACGATGACTTTTGCCCATGTAAGAATGTCCTATGTGCCACGCACGGCATTCTTCACAGTGATAGGCGTTCAACACTTTCTGACAAACACGCTCGCTACTGTAGCCGTGCAACCGGATCACATGCCGCAGCGCTAGTTCCTGAGTGTCGTGCTTGATCTTCTCGCAATTCATTTACCTCCCTATGAAACTGCCCCGCCGTTCTCACGGCGGGGCAGTGTGTTTTTCAATATTGATCTGACAGGCCGATTAACCGTAACTGCCTGTCACGAGTTGGCTCGAAACGAATGCTCGGCCATCAGGCCCAGCAGCGCAAACATAGAACCCGCTCTTGGCGGTGTCCGTGATTTCAAGAGTGAAGACACCTGTTGCGAGAGTCTGAACTCGCAATGCCTTCTTGGCCGTGTAGGTGCTGAGGACCACGCCGCTTGCTGACTTGTTCGTAACAGTGCCGCTCGCAGTCGTTCCGGTCAGGCCTGCGCCGGAAGCAGCATCAGAGAGCCACACATCAAGGTGATGAACAGCAGCGGCTGCCGTGTCATCGAGGTCAGCGACCGTGATCGTCACGTTGCTGATGTTGGACGAACCTGAGGCGATTGAGAACTTGACCTTGTTCGATGTGCTGTCGCCCTTCACGAGAGAAGAGCCAGCGCCGAACGTCATTCGATTGCCGCCGTTGTCCTTGTAGATTTTGGGTGCGTAATTTGCCATGAGAAACCTCTTCGCCCGATTGGTTGCAGTGAGCGGAATTGCTCACCTAGTTACGATGAACATCGGAGCGAGAGTATCTAGTTGGCTGCGAATCAGTTTTCTGATTCACAAGATGTTCATAGAAGCGCTTGTGTGTGTCGTGTACCCGATTGCAATTCCGAAACATCTGCCGCAGGTGGTTCAGGATGCACGTTGTCATGTAGTTGAAGGCCTTCGGCTTCTTGCCGCTCTTTCCAACAAACGATGGATTGAACCGCTTGCATTTTTGGAGAGCGACACAAACGCCCTCTTGAAGTGCATCGTCGAAGTCGAGCGACTTGAACTTGAAGCCGACGATGATGTTCTCTGCCAGCACGTAGAAGTAGCGGGCTAGTTGGTCCTCAAGTTGCTTTGCTTCGCTCGTTCGACCTTCCTTTGTTGCGGCCTGGAATCGTGCGATGGTGTCTTCCAGCGTTGAGTTATCGAGATAGTCATTGGACATGGGCCTCCTTGGGAAATGAAATCGCCCTCGCCGGTCAGACCGGCGAGGGCGATTGAGTGTTTCGATCTTACGATTGGACTACGCCAACTTCACACGAGCGAAGGCTTCTTCAATGACTGGCGCACCGTCAAGGTAACGCTCTGCAATGAAGCCGATTTCGCCGGTAGCGGCATAGAGTTCAACCAATCGTTGAACGTCCATAGTGCCTCGGTCAGCAATCCAGTAATACGAGAAGTCGCCGAAGATACCGACGTACAACCCAGTCGTGAACGTGTTTGGTGCGAAGCCGCACTCAT is a window of Anatilimnocola floriformis DNA encoding:
- a CDS encoding head-tail connector protein yields the protein MSSSLVTPPAAEPLTTDEAKLYCRIESDFTAEDTIIAGIIQSAREYAETFQARQLITATWKLKLHCFHYEIELPRPPLQSVTSITYIDPDGVTQTLSTSVYSVDTDCTPGVIRLKYGQMWPSVRGQNDPPIVVTFIAGYGATSSSVPARTKDGMGIYCDWRYRDRDGTRPMPPAVDSLLMGECWGQYA
- a CDS encoding phage tail fiber protein — encoded protein: MSNFSDYCEVKVIDHILRSSTFSKPSGIYLALVTTLATDSSTGSTLVEPSGGGYARYSLGAPADATWTRGSSTTGVATNAASITFTASGGNYGTVVGIALVDAATNGNVLLYSGTLTGGSKTINDGDSLVFAIGDISVTVA
- a CDS encoding phage head closure protein translates to MRWRVEFQKPADVVTYDETNAPIETWETVSTRWAEVKALSAGERVAAQSLQAEVTHQITLRSGFDVLPTYRIKLGTKILNIVSVVPDIDRTTITAVQVIGET
- a CDS encoding HK97-gp10 family putative phage morphogenesis protein, with amino-acid sequence MTKPQTIKVEGLPQLIKALGEFEKKIFNKVLKKAFREGAKVSQKAIKALIPKGETGALRKALKVRTLARKKDRVGISVQMGEGSFQGATFYGGFLEWGTKNKEGQTKIEAREFIKKGFNDSKEAAAAAMVRTIKEGINAAAKEAARESGATAA